From Dietzia sp. ANT_WB102, a single genomic window includes:
- a CDS encoding sulfate/molybdate ABC transporter ATP-binding protein, whose translation MADRPAAELACRVADRDVDLHLTLPAGRRLALVGPNGAGKSTALSLLAGHLRPDSGEVRLDGRLASSPGTHLPAHRRRVVALEQRPGLLPHLTALDNVAYGPRARGLRGRAALDRARAELDAVGCADLADRRPHELSGGQAQRVALARALAVDPALVLLDEPLAALDVEVAPAIRSLLADRLTGRAVVLVTHDPLDLWSLADDVVVIISGRVTQSGTVEEVLARPASDFAARLAGVSLVEGAVENDGLRTPGGDVISGVRTTTGEEWRPGVRAVATVDPRAVAVYVDPGLTASSALGGDHPVPAGSHVASTARPPAASPRNSWPARVVSLSPAGALTRVTAELRDGQRVDAEITSRSAAELTLAPGVPVTLVVKAAQVALYPRRTRIT comes from the coding sequence GTGGCTGACCGCCCCGCGGCCGAGCTGGCCTGCCGGGTCGCCGACCGCGACGTCGACCTCCACCTCACCCTCCCCGCGGGCCGCCGGCTGGCACTCGTCGGCCCCAACGGTGCGGGCAAGTCCACAGCCCTGTCACTGCTCGCGGGGCACCTGCGACCCGACTCCGGCGAGGTCCGGCTCGATGGTCGCCTCGCCAGCTCCCCCGGCACACATTTGCCCGCGCACCGCCGCCGCGTGGTCGCGCTCGAGCAGCGGCCCGGGCTGCTTCCCCACCTGACCGCCCTGGACAACGTCGCCTACGGCCCGCGTGCTCGTGGGCTCCGGGGGCGGGCGGCGCTCGACCGCGCCCGCGCCGAGCTCGACGCCGTGGGGTGCGCTGATCTCGCCGACCGCCGGCCGCATGAACTGTCCGGAGGGCAGGCTCAACGCGTCGCCCTTGCGCGGGCCCTCGCAGTGGATCCTGCACTCGTCCTGCTCGACGAGCCACTGGCCGCCCTCGACGTGGAGGTCGCCCCCGCGATCCGGAGCCTTCTGGCCGATCGGCTCACCGGACGGGCCGTGGTCCTGGTGACCCATGATCCACTGGACCTGTGGTCGCTGGCCGACGATGTCGTCGTCATCATCTCCGGCCGCGTCACCCAATCCGGCACAGTCGAGGAGGTCCTCGCGCGACCAGCGTCCGATTTCGCCGCGCGCCTCGCCGGGGTCTCGCTGGTAGAGGGTGCGGTCGAGAACGACGGGCTGCGCACGCCCGGCGGCGACGTCATCTCGGGAGTCCGCACGACTACGGGAGAGGAGTGGCGCCCGGGCGTGCGGGCGGTGGCTACGGTCGATCCGCGGGCAGTGGCGGTCTACGTCGACCCCGGCCTTACCGCGTCCTCGGCACTCGGTGGCGACCACCCTGTGCCGGCTGGTTCGCACGTCGCGTCCACGGCCCGACCGCCGGCCGCGAGCCCGCGGAACTCCTGGCCCGCTCGAGTGGTCTCCCTCTCCCCCGCCGGTGCGCTGACGCGGGTGACCGCCGAACTCCGGGACGGCCAGCGGGTCGACGCCGAGATCACCAGCCGATCGGCCGCCGAACTCACGCTTGCGCCTGGGGTGCCCGTGACGCTGGTGGTCAAGGCGGCCCAGGTCGCTCTCTACCCGCGCCGCACACGCATTACCTGA
- a CDS encoding ABC transporter permease: protein MTRPPLPRWLLMVAALTVLLAALPLAGMAIRVPWARIPELLSSEAARDAVWLSVRTCAVSTVLCVLLGAPLAVLLSRSRGPLAALARAITALPMVLPPVVAGLALLITFGRTGVVGRHLSVWGIEIGFTTAAVVIAQTFVAMPFLVLALEGALRSVDSGLERTAASLGASPSRVLTTVTLPLVLPALVAGATMSFARALGEFGATLTFAGSLQGTTRTLPLEIYLSREADTETALALAVVLIAVAAVLMTVSALVARRAVMDRG from the coding sequence GTGACCCGTCCGCCGCTCCCCCGGTGGTTGCTCATGGTCGCAGCCCTCACCGTCCTACTCGCGGCGCTGCCCCTGGCCGGCATGGCGATCCGTGTGCCCTGGGCGCGGATTCCCGAACTCCTGTCCTCAGAGGCCGCCCGCGACGCAGTGTGGTTGAGCGTGCGCACGTGCGCGGTCTCCACCGTGCTATGCGTCCTGCTCGGGGCCCCGCTCGCGGTGCTGCTCTCGCGCAGTCGCGGTCCGCTGGCGGCGCTCGCCCGCGCGATCACCGCGCTGCCGATGGTCCTGCCCCCGGTCGTGGCCGGCCTGGCGCTGCTCATCACGTTCGGCCGCACCGGCGTCGTGGGCCGGCACCTGTCCGTGTGGGGGATAGAAATCGGGTTCACCACCGCAGCCGTGGTGATCGCTCAGACATTCGTGGCGATGCCGTTCCTGGTGCTGGCGCTCGAGGGCGCGCTCCGCTCGGTGGACTCCGGCCTCGAGCGAACCGCCGCGTCGCTCGGCGCCTCCCCCTCCCGCGTCCTGACGACCGTGACGCTGCCACTGGTCCTGCCCGCCCTCGTCGCGGGCGCCACCATGTCATTCGCCCGCGCACTCGGGGAATTCGGTGCCACCCTCACCTTCGCCGGCTCCCTCCAGGGCACCACGCGCACACTGCCGCTGGAGATCTATCTCAGCCGCGAGGCCGACACCGAGACCGCCCTCGCTCTGGCAGTGGTGCTCATCGCGGTGGCGGCCGTGCTCATGACTGTCTCTGCACTCGTCGCCCGCCGGGCAGTGATGGACCGTGGCTGA
- the modA gene encoding molybdate ABC transporter substrate-binding protein → MPFRIGGGGRGPGGLAGRHLRTTALVAAVGLSALAGCATGDDDADRRQLTVFAAASLTDAFTDLAEEFERTNPGVDVRLSFDGSSGLVDQIAGGAPADVFASADTRTMERAVADGLVAGEPTPLATNVLTLITPPGNPAGITGLDESLDGARLVVCAAVVPCGNATRELAARAGITLRPVSEESKVTDVRGKVESGEADAGIVYVTDARAVADRVEQVPIVGADGLPNVYPVAALDRATDPGLARRFVDAVTGPEGRAVLAEHGFGPP, encoded by the coding sequence ATGCCGTTCCGCATCGGCGGGGGTGGGCGCGGACCGGGTGGTCTGGCGGGACGACACCTCCGCACCACCGCACTGGTCGCCGCCGTCGGGCTGTCCGCGCTCGCGGGGTGCGCGACCGGTGACGACGACGCGGACCGCCGACAGTTGACCGTCTTCGCCGCCGCGTCGCTGACTGACGCCTTCACCGACCTGGCGGAGGAGTTCGAGCGGACCAACCCGGGCGTGGACGTTCGACTCTCCTTCGACGGCTCCTCCGGTCTGGTCGACCAGATCGCCGGTGGCGCGCCGGCGGACGTGTTCGCCTCCGCCGACACTCGCACCATGGAGCGCGCCGTCGCCGACGGGCTGGTCGCGGGCGAACCGACGCCCCTGGCCACCAACGTGCTCACGCTCATCACCCCGCCGGGCAATCCCGCGGGGATCACCGGGCTCGACGAGTCGCTGGATGGCGCTCGGCTCGTCGTGTGCGCGGCCGTCGTGCCCTGCGGGAACGCGACCCGAGAACTGGCTGCTCGGGCCGGGATCACCCTTCGCCCGGTAAGCGAGGAGTCGAAGGTCACGGACGTCCGTGGCAAGGTCGAGTCAGGTGAGGCCGATGCAGGGATCGTCTACGTCACCGACGCCCGCGCCGTCGCGGACCGGGTCGAGCAGGTCCCGATCGTCGGCGCAGATGGTCTGCCGAACGTCTACCCGGTGGCCGCGCTCGATCGCGCCACGGACCCCGGACTGGCCCGTCGGTTCGTCGACGCCGTCACCGGCCCGGAAGGTCGCGCGGTCCTCGCCGAGCACGGTTTCGGACCGCCGTGA
- a CDS encoding YajQ family cyclic di-GMP-binding protein: MASESSFDIVSEFDRQEVDNALNQAAKELSTRYDFRGTDASIEWKGEDAVEIVANSEDRVLAAKDVFVEKLVRRGLSMKALEVGDPMPSGKTFRLVGSLKQGIDKDNAKKITKLLRDEGPKGVKAQIQGEEIRVSSKKRDDLQECIALLKGADFEVALQFTNYR; encoded by the coding sequence ATGGCTTCGGAGTCCTCGTTCGACATCGTTTCGGAGTTCGACCGCCAGGAGGTGGACAACGCCCTCAACCAGGCGGCCAAAGAGCTGAGCACCCGCTACGACTTCCGCGGGACCGATGCGAGCATCGAATGGAAGGGCGAGGACGCGGTGGAGATCGTTGCGAACTCCGAGGACCGGGTGCTGGCCGCGAAGGACGTCTTCGTGGAGAAGTTGGTGCGCCGCGGGCTGAGCATGAAGGCACTCGAGGTGGGCGACCCCATGCCGTCCGGCAAGACCTTCCGCCTGGTCGGCTCACTCAAGCAGGGCATCGACAAGGACAACGCCAAGAAGATCACCAAGCTGCTGCGGGATGAAGGCCCCAAGGGGGTCAAGGCGCAGATCCAGGGCGAGGAGATCCGCGTGTCCTCCAAGAAGCGCGACGACCTGCAGGAGTGCATCGCGTTGCTCAAGGGCGCGGACTTCGAGGTGGCGCTGCAGTTCACCAACTACCGTTAG
- a CDS encoding polyprenyl synthetase family protein, whose translation MNAAHRMTTRDLPTGLGPAVDEWAGDLELTTRSGKGMRSALFDAVYTAAGGDDETVRAVACRALELLHEAFLVHDDLADGDSERRGEPNLQGRTTARAIAHGIGVGPAGHLGQVAGLLGGDLLLVSAMAEFARIPVPTPVLHRVLDEVQSAVVASIAGEYADVHGTVERVPPDRERALAIGGAKTAAYSVCLPLVAGAVLAGASDEVISTLREAGHHLGTAYQVIDDVLGVFGDPAVTGKSNEGDLIRRAPTVLLAYAATTGAWPRIAAEPDPGTARELLREIGAREHAVGIAEDLVTAARATLDSPAVPHDVRAALGPHLAAALERTR comes from the coding sequence ATGAATGCTGCCCATCGGATGACCACTCGGGACCTACCGACCGGACTGGGTCCCGCAGTAGATGAGTGGGCCGGTGACCTGGAGCTGACCACCCGCTCCGGCAAGGGGATGCGCTCCGCGCTCTTCGATGCCGTGTACACAGCCGCCGGGGGTGACGACGAGACGGTGCGCGCTGTCGCGTGCCGGGCGTTGGAGCTCCTGCACGAGGCGTTCCTCGTCCACGACGACCTGGCGGACGGGGACAGCGAGCGCCGCGGCGAGCCCAACCTGCAGGGGCGCACCACCGCGCGGGCCATCGCCCACGGGATCGGGGTCGGGCCAGCCGGACACCTCGGTCAGGTCGCCGGACTGCTCGGCGGCGACCTACTGCTCGTGTCGGCGATGGCCGAGTTCGCCCGCATTCCTGTGCCGACCCCCGTGCTGCACCGCGTTCTGGACGAGGTGCAGAGCGCGGTCGTGGCGTCGATCGCGGGGGAGTACGCCGACGTCCACGGCACAGTCGAGCGCGTGCCCCCCGACCGTGAACGGGCACTGGCGATAGGTGGCGCAAAGACCGCCGCCTACTCCGTCTGCCTGCCCCTGGTGGCGGGTGCGGTGCTCGCCGGCGCGTCCGACGAGGTCATCTCCACGCTTCGTGAGGCCGGCCACCACCTGGGGACCGCGTACCAGGTGATCGATGATGTACTGGGCGTGTTCGGTGACCCGGCGGTGACCGGCAAGTCCAACGAGGGAGACCTGATCCGACGCGCGCCGACGGTTCTGCTCGCCTACGCGGCCACCACGGGGGCGTGGCCTCGTATCGCCGCCGAACCGGACCCCGGGACCGCCCGCGAGTTGCTGCGTGAGATTGGTGCCCGTGAGCACGCGGTGGGCATCGCCGAGGATCTGGTCACCGCCGCCCGCGCCACGTTGGATTCGCCGGCAGTGCCCCACGATGTCCGAGCCGCCCTCGGCCCCCACCTGGCCGCCGCCCTGGAGAGGACCCGATGA
- a CDS encoding squalene/phytoene synthase family protein yields MTQQSPHAEFTDAARRCSEVILRRYSTSFALACRLLAPATRPHVAAIYAWARVGDEVVDGAMEDPVAARELIAEARRRTHRAIERGLDPDPVTHAFADTARRFGIDARLVDPFYDSMEVDIDVTEHTEESLRRYIHGSAEVIGEMCLRTFAGGGLGDDDEMAAGARALGAAFQKVNFLRDIREDFMDLGRNYLPGRDPRALTEKDVLELADDVDADLLVARAAINRIPGRDRLAVAAAHDLFAELNDRLRAAGAAGVSAGRVRVPDPVKLAVIGRAAAGRGRSGARPGAERGGRARGRTVTK; encoded by the coding sequence ATGACCCAGCAGAGCCCCCACGCGGAATTCACCGACGCCGCCCGCCGGTGCAGTGAGGTGATCCTGCGTCGGTACTCGACGTCGTTCGCGCTGGCCTGTCGGCTGCTCGCGCCCGCCACCCGACCGCACGTCGCCGCGATCTACGCGTGGGCGCGGGTCGGGGACGAGGTCGTCGACGGCGCGATGGAGGACCCGGTTGCCGCGCGCGAGCTCATCGCCGAGGCGCGCCGCCGCACCCACCGTGCGATCGAACGCGGACTGGACCCGGATCCGGTGACGCACGCGTTCGCCGACACCGCGCGTCGGTTCGGCATCGACGCGCGCCTGGTGGACCCGTTCTATGACTCGATGGAGGTGGACATCGACGTCACGGAGCACACCGAGGAGTCGCTCCGCCGGTACATCCACGGTTCCGCAGAGGTTATCGGCGAGATGTGTCTGCGCACGTTCGCCGGTGGGGGACTGGGTGACGACGACGAGATGGCCGCCGGAGCGCGTGCACTAGGTGCGGCGTTCCAGAAAGTGAACTTCCTCCGGGACATCCGGGAAGATTTCATGGACCTCGGTCGCAACTACCTGCCGGGCCGTGACCCGCGGGCACTGACAGAGAAGGACGTGCTCGAATTGGCCGACGATGTGGACGCGGATCTGCTCGTCGCCCGTGCGGCGATCAATCGGATCCCGGGTCGCGACCGCCTGGCGGTGGCCGCCGCCCACGACCTGTTCGCCGAACTCAATGACCGCCTGCGGGCGGCCGGCGCGGCCGGGGTGAGCGCGGGCCGGGTGCGGGTTCCCGATCCCGTCAAACTCGCGGTGATCGGCCGGGCTGCCGCCGGGCGTGGCCGGTCCGGTGCGCGTCCCGGCGCCGAGCGCGGCGGGCGTGCCCGCGGCAGGACGGTGACAAAATGA